The Saccharothrix variisporea genome has a segment encoding these proteins:
- a CDS encoding isopenicillin N synthase family dioxygenase yields the protein MGGVVVVDDFAPVIDLAGRNSGEGRVAIAEAIGRACRRSGFFTIVGHGVPHELVERMHRTTNGFFTSPEEEKDRAASVAGVSGLRRFTGDGDVPGLYEAFAAHVTGDLPDLERAALGDYPATWKVANVWPDSPADFRATWHEYMAAMTALSEDVMRLFALALDLPETFFDAKFDRHVSLLLANFYYPQREVPPPGRIRRESHTDWGTLTILYQQDDLGGLQVRTDTGEWRDLPAVPGSFVVNIGDLMAFWTGGRWASTVHRVVNPERGDAASRISIPFFHLPNHDTSIEPVQPFRGGGVPQFERVTVGQWFSHKVRQTFAPELPAERVG from the coding sequence ATGGGCGGAGTGGTAGTGGTCGATGATTTCGCGCCGGTCATCGACCTGGCCGGCAGGAACAGCGGGGAGGGGCGCGTGGCGATCGCCGAGGCCATCGGTCGGGCGTGCCGGCGTTCGGGTTTCTTCACCATCGTGGGCCACGGCGTGCCGCACGAATTGGTGGAGCGCATGCACCGCACCACCAACGGCTTCTTCACCTCGCCGGAGGAGGAGAAGGACCGGGCCGCGAGCGTCGCCGGCGTGTCGGGACTGCGCAGGTTCACCGGCGACGGCGACGTGCCCGGCCTCTACGAAGCCTTCGCCGCGCACGTGACCGGCGACCTGCCGGACCTCGAGCGCGCCGCGCTGGGCGACTACCCGGCGACGTGGAAGGTGGCCAACGTCTGGCCCGATTCGCCCGCCGATTTCCGGGCGACCTGGCACGAGTACATGGCCGCGATGACGGCGTTGTCCGAAGACGTCATGCGCCTGTTCGCGCTTGCCCTGGACCTGCCGGAAACCTTCTTCGACGCCAAGTTCGACCGGCACGTCTCACTGCTGCTGGCCAACTTCTACTACCCGCAGCGCGAAGTCCCGCCGCCGGGCCGGATCCGACGCGAGTCCCACACCGACTGGGGCACGCTGACGATCCTCTACCAGCAGGACGACCTCGGCGGGCTGCAGGTGCGGACCGACACCGGCGAGTGGCGGGACCTGCCCGCCGTCCCGGGCAGCTTCGTGGTCAACATCGGGGACCTGATGGCGTTCTGGACCGGCGGGCGGTGGGCGTCGACCGTGCACCGGGTGGTCAACCCGGAGCGCGGCGACGCGGCGTCGCGGATCTCGATCCCGTTCTTCCACCTGCCCAACCACGACACGTCGATCGAGCCGGTCCAGCCGTTCCGAGGCGGGGGCGTGCCACAGTTCGAGCGAGTTACCGTCGGACAGTGGTTCTCGCACAAGGTGCGGCAGACCTTCGCCCCGGAACTGCCGGCGGAACGCGTCGGCTAG
- a CDS encoding nuclear transport factor 2 family protein, with the protein MTALDVVRAHYAASERGDLEGMLAVLAPDARWTEAAGSAYGGTYFGVDAIRENVFQRIGAEWVSFSANVSELLDAGDVVVALGEYVGVHRGTGKAMTARFTHVWRVADDRVAEGRVTEGRVTEGRVTAFEQVADTALIRAAEV; encoded by the coding sequence ATGACGGCATTGGACGTTGTCCGGGCTCATTACGCCGCTTCCGAGCGGGGTGACCTGGAAGGGATGCTCGCGGTGTTGGCACCGGACGCCCGGTGGACCGAGGCCGCGGGGTCTGCGTACGGCGGTACTTATTTCGGCGTGGATGCGATCCGGGAGAACGTTTTTCAGCGGATCGGGGCTGAGTGGGTGTCGTTCAGCGCGAACGTCTCCGAACTGCTCGACGCGGGGGATGTGGTGGTGGCGTTGGGTGAGTACGTCGGGGTGCACCGGGGCACGGGCAAGGCGATGACCGCGCGGTTCACCCATGTTTGGCGGGTGGCGGACGACCGGGTGGCGGAGGGGCGGGTGACGGAGGGGCGGGTGACGGAGGGGCGGGTGACGGCGTTCGAGCAGGTCGCCGACACGGCGCTGATCCGAGCCGCAGAGGTCTGA
- a CDS encoding SGNH/GDSL hydrolase family protein — protein sequence MKKLAALLLAAATGVALAPAAQAAPHGGFTAIWGASPHAPTDGFGPSWGTAGFENQTVRQVVRLNGGGPALRIRLANTYGTSPLKVTGATIARTDTGATVKPGSVRHLTFHGTRSTTIPAGAELASDPTLFPVAPLTKLTVTLYLAEPTGPATGHVFATATTYRATGDHRADTSADAFTETTQSWFYLAGVDAVDTTPRRDTVVTFGDSITDGAGATVDADNRYPDELAERLRGRLNVVNEGIGGNRVLNDSPCFGEKATTRFARDALSQPDVRTVIVLEGINDIGFPLFAHPCTTPATQITAEELIAGHRELIRQAHAKGVRILGATLLPYKGALYFSAEGEAIRDALNTWIRTSGEYDGVVDLDKALSDPTDPDKLLATYDSGDALHPNDKGYRAMADAVDLTQL from the coding sequence ATGAAGAAACTCGCCGCACTCCTGCTCGCCGCAGCGACGGGAGTGGCACTGGCACCCGCGGCGCAGGCCGCCCCGCACGGGGGCTTCACCGCGATCTGGGGCGCGTCACCGCACGCGCCGACCGACGGCTTCGGCCCGAGCTGGGGCACCGCCGGTTTCGAGAACCAGACGGTGCGCCAGGTCGTCCGCCTCAACGGCGGCGGCCCGGCCCTGCGCATCCGCCTGGCCAACACCTACGGCACCAGCCCGCTCAAGGTCACCGGCGCCACCATCGCCCGCACCGACACCGGTGCCACGGTCAAGCCGGGTTCGGTACGCCACCTGACCTTCCACGGCACCCGCTCGACCACCATCCCCGCCGGCGCGGAACTCGCCAGCGACCCGACGCTCTTCCCGGTCGCACCGCTGACCAAGCTCACCGTCACCCTCTACCTGGCCGAGCCCACCGGTCCGGCCACCGGCCACGTCTTCGCCACCGCGACCACCTACCGAGCCACCGGCGACCACCGCGCGGACACCAGCGCCGACGCCTTCACGGAAACCACGCAGTCGTGGTTCTACCTGGCCGGCGTGGACGCCGTGGACACGACCCCGCGCCGCGACACCGTGGTGACCTTCGGCGACTCCATCACCGACGGCGCCGGCGCGACGGTCGACGCCGACAACCGCTACCCCGACGAACTGGCCGAACGCCTGCGGGGCCGCCTGAACGTGGTCAACGAGGGCATCGGCGGCAACCGCGTCCTCAACGACTCCCCGTGCTTCGGCGAGAAGGCCACCACGAGGTTCGCCCGGGACGCCCTGTCTCAGCCGGACGTGCGCACGGTGATCGTGCTGGAAGGCATCAACGACATCGGCTTCCCGCTGTTCGCCCACCCCTGCACCACCCCCGCCACGCAGATCACGGCGGAGGAGCTCATCGCAGGGCACCGAGAGTTGATCCGCCAGGCCCACGCGAAGGGCGTGCGCATCCTCGGCGCGACCCTGCTGCCGTACAAGGGCGCCTTGTACTTCAGCGCCGAGGGCGAGGCCATCCGGGACGCGCTGAACACCTGGATCCGGACATCGGGCGAGTACGACGGCGTGGTCGACCTCGACAAGGCCCTGTCCGACCCGACCGACCCGGACAAACTCCTGGCCACCTACGACAGCGGCGACGCCCTGCACCCGAACGACAAGGGCTACCGGGCCATGGCCGACGCCGTAGACCTGACCCAGCTGTAA
- a CDS encoding alpha/beta hydrolase: MRYSLAAGAVALLVASSLTTASAAGASCRDVYAPVRVLGQQHTVHGELCTPDGGAKTVQVLVPGATYNSSYWDYSDGTHSFRAAQNAAGFATLAIDRLGTGASSRPLAVALTGFVQADALHQVVQGLRSGAYGRSFDKVITGGHSLGAAISVLEAGTYQDVDGVLVTGMTHKVNAGGVAEAFSHFVPANLDAKFGLLYPVGYLTTAPGTRYESFHAPGVLAPPLEAMEESTKDVFSATEAADGLGVSVLLPYSLLITAPVMVAVGSRDSAVCGLLATDCSTSQTLLDAEAPYYGGRVRAFSLPDYGHSINLAPNAGEYYAAAAAWATQEVGR, encoded by the coding sequence TTGCGGTACTCACTCGCCGCCGGCGCCGTCGCGCTGCTCGTGGCGTCGTCGCTGACCACCGCGTCCGCCGCCGGTGCGTCCTGTCGGGACGTCTACGCCCCGGTCCGGGTCCTCGGACAGCAGCACACCGTGCACGGCGAGCTGTGCACACCCGACGGCGGCGCCAAGACCGTGCAGGTCCTGGTGCCCGGCGCGACCTACAACAGCTCGTACTGGGACTACTCCGACGGCACGCACTCCTTCCGCGCGGCCCAGAACGCGGCCGGCTTCGCGACCCTGGCGATCGACCGCCTGGGCACCGGCGCCAGCTCCCGGCCGCTCGCCGTGGCGCTGACCGGTTTCGTGCAGGCCGACGCGCTGCACCAGGTGGTGCAGGGCCTGCGGTCGGGCGCGTACGGCCGGTCGTTCGACAAGGTGATCACCGGCGGCCACTCGCTGGGCGCGGCGATCAGCGTGCTGGAGGCAGGCACGTACCAGGACGTGGACGGCGTCCTGGTGACCGGCATGACCCACAAGGTCAACGCCGGGGGCGTGGCCGAGGCGTTCTCCCACTTCGTGCCCGCCAACCTGGACGCCAAGTTCGGCTTGCTCTACCCGGTGGGCTACCTGACCACCGCGCCCGGCACCCGGTACGAGAGCTTCCACGCGCCCGGGGTCCTCGCGCCGCCGCTGGAGGCGATGGAGGAGTCCACAAAGGACGTGTTCTCGGCGACCGAGGCCGCGGACGGCTTGGGCGTGTCGGTGCTGCTGCCCTACAGCCTGCTCATCACCGCGCCGGTCATGGTGGCGGTGGGCAGCCGGGACTCCGCCGTGTGCGGCCTGCTGGCCACCGACTGCTCGACGTCGCAGACGCTGCTGGACGCCGAGGCGCCCTACTACGGCGGCCGGGTGCGCGCCTTCAGCCTCCCCGACTACGGGCACTCGATCAACCTCGCCCCGAACGCGGGCGAGTACTACGCCGCCGCCGCCGCTTGGGCGACCCAGGAAGTCGGCCGGTGA
- a CDS encoding bifunctional DNA primase/polymerase — translation MGAFEARLAAALAAVEHGWPVFPLRPLGKVPALKDWDRRATLDTDQVEAWWRHRPYNIGISCRAANLLVIDLDQGIPHGRDVLAELAHRHGADDPTDTYTVFTPSGGEHRYFQAPPTPLRNTVGKLGRHVDTRSAGGYVAAAGSIRHMTSGLRLYKVTKDITPAPAPTWLVRLLTPPPPPPLPTAPPIPAPRRVRAYRAAALDGEANRVRTAVPGTRAHALFTAACRLGELVGAGWLDERDATATLLDAAARHNGVEGWTEREARHHITNGLATGRRNPRVIPDRGVPEPREPAPGRVGW, via the coding sequence ATGGGCGCGTTCGAGGCGAGGCTCGCGGCGGCGTTGGCGGCCGTGGAGCACGGGTGGCCGGTGTTCCCGTTGCGGCCGTTGGGGAAGGTGCCGGCCCTGAAGGACTGGGACCGCCGAGCCACGCTGGACACCGACCAGGTCGAGGCCTGGTGGCGGCACCGCCCGTACAACATCGGCATCTCCTGCCGAGCCGCGAACCTGCTGGTGATCGACCTCGACCAGGGCATTCCCCACGGTCGTGACGTCCTGGCCGAACTCGCACACCGCCACGGCGCGGACGACCCGACCGACACCTACACCGTGTTCACGCCCAGCGGGGGCGAGCACCGCTACTTCCAGGCCCCTCCGACACCGCTGCGCAACACCGTCGGCAAGCTCGGCAGGCACGTGGACACCCGGTCCGCCGGCGGGTACGTGGCCGCCGCCGGCTCGATCCGCCACATGACCAGCGGCCTGCGCCTGTACAAGGTGACCAAGGACATCACCCCCGCTCCCGCCCCCACCTGGCTGGTCCGCCTCTTGACCCCACCCCCACCTCCACCACTCCCCACCGCACCACCGATCCCCGCCCCTCGCCGAGTCCGCGCCTACCGAGCCGCCGCCTTGGACGGCGAGGCCAACCGCGTCCGCACGGCGGTGCCGGGGACCCGCGCCCACGCCCTGTTCACCGCTGCCTGCCGCTTGGGCGAGCTCGTCGGCGCGGGCTGGCTCGACGAACGGGACGCCACCGCCACCCTCCTGGACGCGGCCGCGCGCCACAACGGCGTGGAGGGCTGGACCGAACGCGAGGCCCGCCACCACATCACCAACGGCCTGGCGACCGGTCGCCGCAACCCCCGGGTGATCCCCGACCGGGGTGTCCCCGAACCGCGCGAGCCCGCACCCGGGCGAGTAGGTTGGTGA
- a CDS encoding cytochrome P450, protein MTTGSRKREVPTVPGRLPLVGHTPAMLRQRLAFTAKLRSHGDVVRVWLGPLPVYFATTPELAHQVLSGQTGTFAKGLLVDKLRRAFGNGLVSTDGEFHRRQRRMIQPALQRPALERHAEVMSASAADLVDSWRPGQVLRFDRAMQDFTIGVVGRTLFSTDFDARVSAEIRRHTPTVIRLGVVRALAPGWLAAPVNRRFDDAVARVHRVVDDVVAGRRADRDDLLSTLVSARDEHGLPMNARQVRDEVVTLLVAGSETTGVALSWLFHELAENPDVADRLHDEVDEVVGRRPATPADVPDLPYTRRVISEVLRKYTLWIMMRRASADVTLGDVDLPAGTDVAFSPHALHHDPLSHAAPDRFDPDRWLPERAALVPRGAYVPFAGGLHHCPGHLYAQYEITIAAATIAARWRLVPVPGLPVRPKVIGLMYPNRLPMTVIPRSRLSR, encoded by the coding sequence ATGACCACCGGAAGCCGAAAACGTGAGGTCCCCACAGTTCCCGGACGATTACCCCTGGTCGGTCACACCCCCGCCATGCTGCGACAACGACTCGCGTTCACCGCGAAACTGCGGTCCCACGGCGATGTCGTGCGGGTGTGGCTCGGTCCGCTGCCGGTGTACTTCGCGACCACCCCGGAATTGGCCCACCAGGTCCTTTCCGGGCAGACCGGCACGTTCGCCAAGGGCCTGCTGGTGGACAAACTGCGCCGCGCGTTCGGGAACGGCCTGGTCAGCACGGACGGCGAATTCCACCGCCGCCAACGTCGGATGATCCAACCCGCGCTCCAGCGCCCCGCGCTCGAACGGCACGCGGAGGTGATGAGCGCTTCCGCCGCCGACCTGGTCGATTCCTGGCGACCTGGACAAGTGCTGCGGTTCGACCGCGCGATGCAGGACTTCACCATCGGAGTCGTGGGCCGCACGCTGTTCTCCACCGATTTCGACGCCCGGGTGAGCGCCGAGATCCGGCGGCACACGCCGACCGTGATCCGGCTCGGCGTCGTGCGGGCGCTGGCCCCCGGGTGGCTCGCGGCCCCGGTCAACCGGCGCTTCGACGACGCCGTCGCCCGCGTCCACCGGGTCGTGGACGACGTGGTCGCGGGCCGCCGCGCCGACCGCGACGACCTGCTGTCCACCCTGGTCTCCGCCCGCGACGAGCACGGCCTGCCGATGAACGCCCGGCAGGTGCGCGACGAGGTGGTGACCCTGCTGGTCGCGGGCAGCGAGACCACCGGTGTGGCGCTGTCCTGGCTGTTCCACGAGCTGGCCGAGAACCCCGACGTGGCCGACCGCCTGCACGACGAGGTGGACGAGGTGGTGGGGCGGCGGCCCGCGACCCCGGCCGACGTCCCCGACCTGCCCTACACGCGGCGCGTGATCAGCGAGGTGCTGCGCAAGTACACGCTGTGGATCATGATGCGCCGGGCGAGCGCCGACGTGACCCTCGGCGACGTCGACCTCCCGGCCGGCACGGACGTCGCCTTCAGCCCGCACGCCCTGCACCACGACCCGCTCTCGCACGCCGCGCCCGACCGCTTCGACCCCGACCGCTGGCTGCCCGAACGGGCGGCCTTGGTGCCGCGCGGCGCGTACGTGCCGTTCGCGGGCGGCTTGCACCACTGTCCGGGCCACTTGTACGCGCAGTACGAGATCACCATCGCCGCCGCGACCATCGCGGCCCGGTGGCGGCTGGTGCCCGTGCCGGGACTTCCCGTGCGCCCCAAGGTGATCGGCTTGATGTACCCGAACCGCCTGCCGATGACCGTCATCCCCCGATCCCGCCTTTCCCGATAG
- the hisG gene encoding ATP phosphoribosyltransferase, with protein MAPLRFALPNKGSLSAPAAQMLSEAGYRVHRSGRELIVADPANDVQFFFLRPRDIAVYVGEGSLDVGITGRDLLLDSSVSAKEILPLGFGRASFYFASKPGGITDQAGLEGKRIATSYPNLVEEYLSEQGIKAKLVRLDGAVETAVELGVADAIADVVETGITLKTSGLETFGKPILKSEAVLIQGDTVAETPEAVHSVEILHRRLQGVLIARRYVILDFDCPVAAQEEAFKLVPGIESPTVSPLAREGWVAVRSLVPRDDAPFIMDQLWQVGARAILVSSLDTCRI; from the coding sequence ATGGCTCCTCTTCGCTTCGCCCTGCCCAACAAGGGCTCCCTGAGTGCTCCCGCGGCGCAAATGCTGTCCGAGGCGGGGTACCGGGTCCATCGGTCGGGGCGCGAGCTGATCGTGGCCGACCCGGCAAATGATGTGCAGTTCTTTTTCCTGCGCCCCCGCGACATCGCCGTCTACGTCGGCGAGGGCTCGCTGGACGTCGGCATCACCGGCCGCGACCTCCTGCTCGACTCGAGCGTGTCGGCCAAGGAGATCCTCCCCCTCGGCTTCGGCCGGGCGTCGTTCTACTTCGCCTCCAAGCCCGGCGGCATCACCGACCAGGCTGGCCTGGAGGGCAAGCGGATCGCCACCAGCTACCCGAACCTGGTCGAGGAGTACCTGTCCGAGCAGGGCATCAAGGCCAAGCTCGTCCGCCTGGACGGCGCCGTGGAGACCGCGGTGGAGCTCGGCGTGGCCGACGCCATCGCGGACGTGGTGGAAACCGGCATCACCCTCAAGACCTCGGGCCTGGAGACCTTCGGCAAGCCCATCCTCAAGTCCGAGGCCGTCCTGATCCAGGGCGACACGGTCGCGGAGACCCCGGAAGCGGTGCACTCGGTGGAGATCCTGCACCGGCGCCTGCAGGGCGTGCTCATCGCCCGCCGGTACGTGATCCTGGACTTCGACTGCCCGGTCGCGGCCCAGGAAGAGGCGTTCAAGCTGGTCCCCGGCATCGAGTCCCCCACGGTGTCCCCACTGGCCCGCGAGGGCTGGGTGGCGGTCCGCTCCCTGGTACCGCGCGACGACGCGCCGTTCATCATGGACCAGCTCTGGCAGGTGGGCGCCCGCGCCATCCTGGTCAGCTCGCTGGACACCTGCCGCATCTAG
- a CDS encoding SAM-dependent methyltransferase, which yields MFWFPLPLECAVTDLDWVPDGIDINVPSVARTYDYLLGGAHNLAVDRRMGDEMLKVLPGARRLVRINRAFLRRAVTHLVDEGVDQFLDIGSGIPTVGNVHEIAPAAKVVYVDKDPVAVAHSRLILAGNDRATVVQADMREPEDVLSRPEVVGLLDFDRPIAVLMLLVLHFSPHSEDPVGYLARYRERLAPGSALVISHATADRRVETMREAAATVRRSNSQDNLVYRTHAEVTELFTGFDLVDPGVVGVALWRPDGMGSISDDPDDNTQVYVGVGRKPAGGSR from the coding sequence ATGTTCTGGTTCCCCCTTCCCCTGGAGTGCGCCGTGACCGATCTCGACTGGGTGCCCGACGGCATCGACATCAACGTTCCCAGCGTGGCGCGCACATACGACTACCTGCTCGGTGGCGCGCACAACCTGGCGGTTGACCGCCGAATGGGTGACGAAATGCTGAAAGTGCTGCCCGGCGCGCGAAGACTGGTGCGGATCAACCGCGCCTTCCTCCGGCGGGCCGTCACCCACCTGGTCGACGAAGGGGTCGACCAGTTCCTCGACATCGGGTCCGGCATCCCGACCGTCGGCAACGTCCACGAGATCGCGCCCGCCGCCAAGGTCGTCTACGTCGACAAGGACCCGGTCGCGGTCGCCCACAGCCGGCTCATCCTGGCGGGCAACGACCGCGCCACCGTCGTCCAGGCCGACATGCGCGAGCCGGAGGACGTGCTGTCCCGCCCGGAGGTGGTGGGGCTGCTGGACTTCGACCGCCCCATCGCCGTGCTGATGCTGCTGGTGCTGCACTTCTCGCCGCACTCGGAGGACCCGGTCGGCTACCTGGCCCGCTACCGCGAGCGGCTCGCGCCCGGCAGCGCCCTGGTCATCTCCCACGCCACCGCCGACCGCCGGGTGGAGACCATGCGCGAGGCCGCGGCGACCGTGCGGCGCAGCAACTCCCAGGACAACCTCGTCTACCGCACCCACGCCGAGGTGACCGAGCTGTTCACCGGCTTCGACCTGGTCGACCCCGGCGTCGTCGGCGTCGCGCTGTGGCGGCCCGACGGCATGGGCTCGATCTCCGACGACCCCGACGACAACACCCAGGTCTACGTCGGTGTCGGCCGCAAACCGGCGGGCGGGAGCCGCTGA
- a CDS encoding putative bifunctional diguanylate cyclase/phosphodiesterase — protein MTAALPQDAEGPRARAKLAKKWAYLLSARTFVPLSTPELERHLLGLVERLWAAVGDEALAQRVGHEVGTALVDLNCTGPEGLQCTVEVVAKGLLAMAPRADADRLRDRVVDVVAALAAGFVQRVKSATLEQQEQLGRSLYRAMREAQAELQVSRSRVDLLEGGTSTGVATADLTGRLVQVNGALGRIVDRTPAELIGTPLFDLVPEDEREGLRLEFAHLADGGTMSVTQPHRLLRADGELAWVALTLSPLRRHEGGNQVVVLAEDSTDVNLLQGQLNHQSLHDVLTRLPNRQYFTSRLEQALRDADPVHGITVYHLDLDGFSLVTGGLGRPVGDHLLKVVGERLEQLVAGEDAMVARFGFDEFAVLVRNSPTTPDVVTMVRRINDRLSEPFESRGEQVACSATIGVVHRPPRDASPHDLLDSADLTLRRAKGNGRRQWELADPAQDTRDRRMFGLAATMAGAWASGELAVLYQPLVRLSDSKVVAGEAVLRWDHPRLGVVPHDQCLALAEDTGLVVPLGTWLLRVACAQGAAWSAPVRVSLTARQATDPELVGAVRGSLADTGLPAGALWLGAPAEVVLDDGEAADNLRILAEAGVGVEVDGFTAAPADLVAVADFPARAVRVCRPLTDQPAPLVARALAELLAVVREAGIAVSVADVTTPVQAQWWREVGAETASGPLFAPAGPPEVITDRL, from the coding sequence ATGACCGCTGCGCTTCCCCAGGACGCGGAAGGACCGCGCGCCCGAGCGAAGCTCGCGAAGAAGTGGGCCTACCTGCTCAGCGCGCGGACGTTCGTCCCGCTGAGCACGCCCGAACTGGAACGGCACCTGCTGGGCCTGGTCGAACGGCTGTGGGCGGCGGTCGGCGACGAGGCCCTGGCCCAGCGGGTCGGCCACGAGGTCGGCACGGCGCTGGTGGACCTCAACTGCACCGGGCCGGAGGGCTTGCAGTGCACGGTCGAGGTCGTCGCCAAGGGCCTGCTGGCGATGGCGCCGCGCGCGGACGCGGACCGGCTGCGCGACCGGGTCGTGGACGTCGTCGCCGCGCTGGCCGCCGGGTTCGTGCAGCGGGTGAAGAGCGCCACGCTGGAGCAGCAGGAGCAGCTGGGCCGCTCGCTGTACCGGGCGATGCGGGAGGCGCAGGCCGAGCTGCAGGTCAGCCGCAGCCGGGTGGACCTGCTGGAGGGCGGCACGTCCACCGGCGTGGCGACCGCGGACCTGACCGGCCGGCTGGTCCAGGTCAACGGCGCGCTGGGCCGCATCGTCGACCGCACCCCGGCGGAGCTGATCGGGACGCCGCTGTTCGACCTGGTCCCCGAGGACGAGCGGGAGGGCTTGCGGCTGGAGTTCGCCCACCTCGCCGACGGCGGGACGATGTCGGTGACCCAACCGCACCGCCTGCTGCGCGCGGACGGCGAACTGGCGTGGGTGGCGCTCACGCTGTCCCCGCTGCGCCGCCACGAGGGCGGCAACCAGGTGGTGGTGCTCGCCGAGGACAGCACCGACGTGAACCTGTTGCAGGGCCAGCTCAACCACCAGTCGCTGCACGACGTGCTGACCCGGCTGCCCAACCGCCAGTACTTCACCAGCCGCCTGGAGCAGGCGCTGCGCGACGCCGACCCGGTGCACGGCATCACCGTCTACCACCTGGACCTGGACGGCTTCTCGCTGGTGACCGGCGGGCTGGGGCGTCCGGTGGGCGACCACCTGCTCAAGGTCGTCGGCGAGCGGCTGGAGCAGCTCGTGGCGGGCGAGGACGCGATGGTGGCGCGGTTCGGTTTCGACGAGTTCGCGGTGCTGGTGCGCAACTCGCCGACCACGCCCGACGTGGTGACCATGGTGCGGCGCATCAACGACCGGCTCTCCGAGCCGTTCGAGTCCCGCGGCGAGCAGGTCGCGTGCTCGGCCACGATCGGCGTGGTGCACCGCCCGCCACGCGACGCGTCCCCGCACGACCTGCTGGACTCGGCCGACCTGACCCTGCGCCGCGCCAAGGGCAACGGCCGGCGGCAGTGGGAGCTGGCCGACCCGGCGCAGGACACCCGCGACCGCCGCATGTTCGGCCTGGCCGCCACCATGGCGGGCGCGTGGGCGTCGGGCGAACTGGCGGTGCTCTACCAGCCGCTCGTGCGGCTGTCGGACTCGAAGGTCGTGGCGGGCGAGGCGGTGCTGCGGTGGGACCACCCGCGGCTGGGCGTCGTGCCGCACGACCAGTGCCTCGCGCTGGCCGAGGACACGGGCCTGGTCGTGCCGCTGGGCACGTGGCTGCTGCGGGTGGCCTGCGCCCAGGGCGCGGCGTGGTCGGCCCCGGTGCGGGTGTCGCTGACCGCGCGGCAGGCCACCGACCCGGAGTTGGTCGGCGCGGTGCGCGGGTCGTTGGCGGACACCGGGTTGCCGGCCGGCGCGCTGTGGCTGGGCGCGCCCGCCGAGGTGGTGCTGGACGACGGCGAGGCGGCCGACAACCTGCGCATCCTGGCCGAGGCCGGGGTGGGCGTGGAGGTGGACGGTTTCACCGCCGCGCCGGCCGACCTGGTGGCGGTGGCCGACTTCCCGGCACGTGCGGTGCGGGTGTGCCGTCCGCTGACCGACCAGCCCGCGCCCTTGGTGGCGCGGGCGTTGGCGGAACTGCTGGCGGTGGTGCGGGAAGCGGGGATCGCGGTGTCGGTGGCGGACGTGACCACTCCCGTGCAGGCGCAGTGGTGGCGGGAGGTGGGCGCGGAGACGGCCTCCGGTCCCCTGTTCGCGCCGGCCGGTCCACCGGAGGTGATCACCGACCGGCTGTGA